In Chryseobacterium gleum, a single genomic region encodes these proteins:
- a CDS encoding helix-turn-helix domain-containing protein, with translation MDLQNISFENLPQAVAFLIRELAEIKHLVSKEDVVIPLKKIPIGIDEVASLIGKAKPTIYTLVRERKIPCYKNGKKLYFFEEEILNWISKGKKKTLQEITEECEADFKKNRRRQHN, from the coding sequence ATGGATTTGCAAAATATTTCATTTGAAAATTTACCACAAGCAGTCGCCTTCTTAATTCGTGAACTTGCTGAGATAAAGCATCTGGTATCAAAAGAAGATGTTGTTATACCTCTCAAAAAAATTCCAATCGGAATAGATGAAGTAGCATCCTTAATCGGTAAAGCGAAACCAACCATTTACACTCTTGTTAGAGAAAGAAAAATCCCATGCTACAAAAACGGTAAGAAACTATATTTTTTTGAAGAAGAAATACTGAACTGGATTTCTAAAGGCAAGAAAAAGACCTTGCAGGAAATTACCGAGGAATGTGAAGCGGATTTTAAGAAAAATCGCAGAAGACAACATAACTAA
- a CDS encoding type II toxin-antitoxin system HipA family toxin — protein MKSTKVDIFVYADWIDLQGPHLMGILSAHQGKGKKSFSFEYDKEWIKSAGQNLIDPDLQLFGGPQYPTNKENFGVFMDSMPDTWGRTLMKRKSIQVAKETGEKEKKLYDLDYLLGVYDQTRMGALRFKTSIDGNFLDDDENNPTPPWSSLRELEAAVKSFENEDEPKMKRLLALLVVPGSSLGGARPKANVMDQEKNLWIAKFPSKNDTIDKAAWEYLAYRLATDAGINMSETKIQKLSNSYHTFFTKRFDRTNSGRIHFSSAMTMTGNNEEKLRDSTASYLDIVDFITNYGIDVNNNLKELWRRIVFSICISNTDDHLRNHGFILTPKGWILSPAYDINPSVDKEGLALNIDTDNNALDLELAKEVGAQFRLNENEMDEIIEKVISVVRGWESIASEIGIPRSEQERMRSAFLPFEN, from the coding sequence ATGAAATCTACTAAAGTTGACATATTTGTATATGCAGATTGGATTGACCTTCAAGGTCCTCATTTAATGGGGATTTTGTCAGCTCATCAGGGTAAAGGAAAAAAGTCCTTTAGTTTTGAATATGATAAAGAGTGGATTAAAAGTGCGGGTCAAAATTTAATAGATCCTGATCTTCAGTTGTTTGGAGGTCCACAATATCCAACCAATAAAGAAAATTTTGGTGTTTTTATGGATAGTATGCCTGATACTTGGGGAAGAACACTAATGAAAAGAAAATCTATTCAGGTAGCCAAAGAAACTGGAGAGAAAGAAAAGAAACTTTATGATCTGGATTATTTATTAGGAGTGTATGACCAAACAAGGATGGGTGCTCTGCGATTTAAGACTTCAATAGATGGAAATTTTTTAGATGATGATGAGAATAACCCTACACCACCCTGGTCATCATTAAGAGAGTTGGAGGCAGCCGTGAAAAGTTTTGAAAATGAAGATGAGCCTAAAATGAAAAGGTTATTAGCACTGCTTGTAGTTCCAGGATCTTCATTAGGGGGTGCAAGACCGAAAGCTAATGTTATGGATCAGGAAAAAAATTTATGGATTGCTAAATTTCCTTCAAAAAATGATACAATTGATAAGGCAGCGTGGGAATATCTGGCATACCGATTAGCTACTGATGCCGGAATTAATATGTCAGAAACAAAGATTCAAAAATTAAGTAACAGCTATCATACATTTTTCACCAAAAGATTTGATAGAACAAACTCCGGAAGAATTCATTTTTCGTCAGCTATGACTATGACAGGAAACAATGAAGAAAAATTAAGAGATTCAACTGCAAGTTACCTTGATATCGTTGATTTTATTACGAACTACGGTATTGATGTTAACAATAATTTGAAGGAATTATGGAGAAGAATCGTGTTTAGTATTTGTATATCAAACACAGATGATCACCTTAGAAATCACGGATTTATTTTAACCCCAAAAGGATGGATACTTTCACCAGCCTATGACATTAATCCGTCTGTGGATAAAGAAGGACTTGCTCTAAATATTGATACAGATAATAATGCTTTGGATCTTGAACTTGCTAAGGAAGTGGGCGCTCAATTTAGACTGAACGAAAATGAAATGGATGAAATCATTGAAAAAGTCATTTCGGTTGTAAGAGGATGGGAAAGTATTGCTAGCGAGATTGGAATACCCAGATCTGAACAAGAGCGTATGAGATCTGCATTTTTACCATTTGAAAATTAA
- a CDS encoding helix-turn-helix domain-containing protein: MKKKQIILPKYLALLEQMGENIKLARKRRKLTTEQVSERAGIVRSTLHLIEKGDPSVAMGSYFNVLRVLGLSDDILKLGSDDEFGRKLQDLELLK, translated from the coding sequence ATGAAAAAGAAACAAATAATTTTACCCAAGTATTTGGCTCTGCTGGAACAAATGGGAGAGAATATTAAACTTGCTCGAAAAAGAAGAAAATTAACTACAGAGCAGGTTTCAGAGAGAGCCGGAATTGTACGTTCAACACTACATCTTATTGAAAAAGGTGATCCAAGTGTGGCAATGGGATCATATTTTAATGTTTTGAGAGTATTGGGTCTTAGCGATGATATTTTAAAGCTTGGATCTGATGATGAATTTGGAAGAAAATTGCAAGATTTAGAATTACTGAAATAA
- a CDS encoding site-specific integrase, with protein MKQLSKTQVTVRLRKAEDRNEWYVYLESYPVFIAGKNKPQRSREYLNRIVYTVEWDKKRTSRTNLKDGTKAFKPKRDDNGIIVCKSERDRETMLYADGIRKLRQKEYDNVDLYSDSDAIKAELQEKQKEKFIDYCNRLLKKRHGSNNSSDSIRTNWRCLIEFIIEFSGDDLRFSKIDLSFADDFKLYLLSAPYRGKKKGILSNNSAATYFSIFKAIVSQAFIDGYFIIDLSAKIKGIGEQESFREHLSLEELNLLVNTPCENDELKRASLFSALTGLRHCDIKRLKWKEIDVQSNRIKIQFRQKKTKGVEYTPISEQAIHLCGTPRLPEQLVFENLQDSSWISRPLEKWVKSAGITKHITFHCFRHTFATLQLSLGTDIYTVSKMLGHSKVTTTQVYAKVVDELKNRAAGAIKLDENILEENQEIIQAN; from the coding sequence ATGAAACAACTTTCAAAAACTCAAGTTACAGTTAGATTGCGTAAAGCTGAGGATAGAAATGAATGGTATGTCTATTTGGAGAGTTATCCTGTATTTATTGCTGGAAAAAATAAACCGCAACGTTCTAGGGAGTATCTCAATAGAATTGTTTATACGGTTGAATGGGATAAAAAAAGAACAAGCAGAACTAACCTAAAGGACGGGACAAAAGCCTTTAAACCAAAGCGTGATGATAATGGAATTATAGTTTGTAAGAGTGAGCGTGACAGGGAGACAATGTTATATGCTGATGGAATTCGTAAACTACGCCAAAAAGAATATGATAATGTCGACTTGTATAGTGATAGCGATGCTATTAAGGCCGAATTGCAAGAAAAACAAAAAGAAAAATTTATAGATTACTGTAATAGGTTGCTAAAGAAAAGACACGGCTCAAATAATAGTTCTGATTCAATTAGAACTAACTGGAGGTGTTTAATTGAATTTATTATAGAGTTTTCCGGAGATGATTTAAGATTTTCAAAAATTGATTTGAGTTTTGCTGATGATTTTAAGCTTTATCTTTTATCGGCGCCCTATCGCGGAAAAAAGAAAGGAATTCTTTCAAATAATAGTGCTGCAACGTACTTTTCTATTTTTAAGGCAATAGTTTCCCAAGCTTTTATTGATGGTTATTTTATAATTGACTTATCAGCAAAGATTAAAGGTATTGGAGAGCAAGAATCTTTCCGTGAACATCTCTCTTTGGAGGAACTTAATCTTTTAGTAAATACTCCTTGTGAAAATGATGAATTGAAAAGAGCATCTTTATTTTCTGCACTGACAGGGTTAAGACATTGTGATATTAAAAGGCTTAAGTGGAAAGAAATTGATGTTCAGTCAAATAGAATCAAAATTCAATTTAGACAAAAGAAAACAAAAGGAGTCGAGTATACACCGATTTCTGAACAAGCAATTCATTTATGCGGAACTCCGAGACTTCCCGAACAGCTAGTATTTGAAAATTTACAAGATAGCTCTTGGATTTCGAGACCTCTCGAAAAATGGGTCAAATCAGCTGGAATAACAAAGCATATAACTTTTCATTGCTTCAGACATACTTTTGCAACATTGCAGCTTTCTTTAGGAACAGACATTTATACAGTTAGTAAAATGCTTGGACACAGTAAAGTTACAACAACTCAAGTTTATGCTAAAGTAGTTGATGAACTGAAAAATAGAGCAGCTGGAGCTATTAAGCTGGATGAAAATATTTTAGAAGAAAACCAAGAAATTATACAAGCAAACTAA
- a CDS encoding helix-turn-helix domain-containing protein, translating into MIKRIKRECLHCSQEFIPKTVTSFYCREQCIKNAYQKRKRQEKLELKRQELIDQIPLDKILLTVPEAVLLFDIAKRTLYRLIKQNVIPSINEGTRLIKVNREVLQEMFPPASKEKIEKKNSNPNLYDLSEENCYTIGEISKKFQLHDTSVYKHIRKYSIPTRQIGNYVYAPKSEIDKLYNGTID; encoded by the coding sequence ATGATTAAAAGGATTAAAAGAGAATGTCTGCATTGTTCGCAGGAATTTATACCTAAGACAGTAACTTCATTTTATTGTCGTGAGCAGTGTATAAAAAATGCTTACCAGAAAAGAAAGCGTCAAGAAAAATTAGAATTAAAAAGACAAGAACTGATTGATCAGATTCCTTTAGATAAAATTCTCTTGACAGTCCCTGAAGCTGTTTTACTCTTTGACATTGCAAAAAGAACACTTTATAGACTTATCAAACAAAATGTAATACCTTCTATTAATGAAGGAACTCGTTTAATAAAAGTAAATCGTGAAGTTTTGCAAGAAATGTTTCCTCCGGCATCTAAAGAAAAGATTGAAAAGAAAAATTCTAATCCTAACTTGTATGATCTTTCTGAAGAGAATTGCTATACTATTGGTGAGATTTCCAAAAAATTTCAGTTACACGATACGAGTGTATACAAGCATATCAGAAAGTACTCAATTCCCACCCGTCAAATTGGTAATTATGTTTATGCTCCAAAAAGCGAGATTGACAAATTATATAATGGTACTATAGATTAA
- the dnaK gene encoding molecular chaperone DnaK, translating into MSKIIGIDLGTTNSCVAVMEGKDPVVIPNAEGKRTTPSIVAFTEDGERKVGDPAKRQAVTNPKKTVYSIKRFIGTHFKEDAQEISRVPYEVVAGPNDTVKVKIDDREYTPQEISAMTLQKMKKTAEDYLGQEVTRAVITVPAYFNDAQRQATKEAGEIAGLKVERIINEPTAAALAYGLDKNHKDQKIAVYDLGGGTFDISILDLGDGVFEVLSTNGDTHLGGDDFDDVIINWMADEFKAEEGVDLKADAIALQRLKEAAEKAKIELSSSPQTEINLPYITATATGPKHLVKTLTKAKFEQLSADLVRRSMEPVAKALKDAGLSTSDIDEVILVGGSTRIPIIQEEVEKFFGKKPSKGVNPDEVVAIGAAIQGGVLTGDVKDVLLLDVTPLSLGIETMGSVFTKLIEANTTIPTKKSEVFSTASDNQPAVSIRVGQGERPMFNDNKEIGRFDLTDIPPAPRGVPQIEVTFDIDANGILSVSAKDKGTGKEQSIKIQASSGLSDEEIERMKKEAQENASADAKKKEEVEIFNKADGLIFQTEKQLKEFGEKLSADKKAAIETAHTELKAAFEAKNADDVKAKTEALDAAWMAASEELYAAGQQPGADAGAGAQNPGGNAGAEDVQDADFEEVK; encoded by the coding sequence ATGAGTAAAATAATTGGAATTGACTTAGGAACAACCAACTCTTGTGTTGCTGTAATGGAAGGTAAAGACCCTGTTGTTATTCCTAACGCAGAAGGTAAAAGAACTACTCCTTCTATCGTAGCTTTTACAGAAGATGGAGAAAGAAAAGTTGGTGACCCTGCAAAAAGACAGGCGGTAACGAATCCAAAGAAGACAGTATACTCTATAAAAAGATTTATTGGAACTCATTTTAAAGAAGATGCTCAGGAAATTTCAAGAGTACCTTATGAAGTGGTAGCAGGACCAAATGATACTGTAAAAGTAAAAATCGACGATAGAGAATATACACCACAGGAAATTTCTGCAATGACTCTTCAGAAAATGAAGAAAACTGCTGAAGATTATCTTGGACAGGAAGTAACAAGAGCGGTAATTACTGTTCCCGCATACTTCAACGATGCACAGAGACAAGCTACTAAAGAAGCTGGTGAAATTGCCGGTCTTAAAGTAGAAAGAATTATCAACGAACCAACAGCTGCAGCGTTAGCTTACGGTCTTGATAAAAACCATAAAGATCAGAAAATCGCAGTATATGACCTTGGTGGTGGTACTTTCGATATCTCTATTCTTGATTTGGGAGATGGTGTATTCGAAGTATTATCTACAAACGGTGATACCCACTTAGGAGGTGATGACTTCGATGATGTGATCATCAACTGGATGGCTGATGAATTCAAAGCTGAAGAAGGTGTAGATTTAAAAGCGGATGCCATTGCTCTTCAAAGATTGAAAGAAGCTGCTGAAAAAGCTAAAATTGAATTATCTTCTTCTCCTCAGACTGAGATCAACCTACCTTATATCACGGCTACAGCTACAGGTCCTAAGCACTTGGTGAAGACTTTAACGAAAGCTAAATTCGAGCAATTATCTGCAGACCTTGTAAGAAGATCTATGGAGCCTGTTGCCAAAGCATTAAAAGATGCTGGATTATCAACTTCTGATATCGACGAAGTAATCCTTGTAGGTGGTTCTACAAGAATCCCGATCATCCAGGAAGAAGTAGAAAAATTCTTTGGTAAAAAACCTTCTAAAGGAGTAAACCCGGATGAGGTTGTAGCGATTGGTGCAGCGATCCAGGGAGGTGTATTGACAGGTGATGTAAAAGATGTATTACTACTTGACGTTACTCCGCTTTCTTTAGGAATCGAAACTATGGGATCTGTATTCACTAAATTAATTGAAGCGAACACTACAATCCCAACTAAAAAATCTGAAGTATTCTCTACAGCTTCTGACAACCAGCCAGCTGTAAGCATCAGAGTAGGACAGGGAGAAAGACCAATGTTCAATGATAACAAGGAAATCGGTAGATTCGATCTTACAGATATTCCGCCGGCACCAAGAGGAGTTCCTCAGATTGAAGTAACTTTCGATATTGATGCTAACGGTATCTTAAGCGTATCTGCTAAAGATAAAGGTACTGGTAAAGAGCAGTCTATTAAGATCCAGGCTTCTTCAGGTCTTTCTGACGAAGAAATTGAAAGAATGAAGAAAGAAGCTCAGGAAAATGCTTCTGCAGATGCTAAGAAAAAAGAAGAAGTTGAAATTTTCAACAAAGCTGATGGATTGATCTTCCAGACGGAAAAACAATTGAAAGAATTCGGTGAGAAACTTTCTGCTGACAAAAAAGCGGCAATCGAAACAGCTCACACAGAATTAAAAGCAGCTTTCGAAGCTAAAAATGCTGATGACGTAAAAGCTAAAACTGAAGCGTTAGATGCAGCATGGATGGCAGCTTCTGAAGAATTGTACGCAGCTGGACAACAGCCGGGTGCAGATGCAGGTGCAGGAGCTCAGAATCCTGGTGGAAACGCCGGAGCTGAAGATGTACAGGATGCAGACTTCGAAGAAGTTAAGTAG
- the ppk1 gene encoding polyphosphate kinase 1, whose translation MSLHFNPRDITWLAFNERVLQEAMDEKVPLHLRIRFLGIFSNNLDEFFRVRVAGLKRAMDFKEKVIAESFYQPPSKILQRINEVVMKQQLNFDKTWKKIQAEMADHKVFIKNAKNLTAKQKEFVRQYFDEVVESNVIPILLHENTPMPYLRDKSLYLGVAMRKKDWQYSSNYAIIEIPSRFVGRFVLLPTEDPEEKNVMLLEDVITFNLPHIFSYFGYDEFAANAFKVTKDAELDLDNDIRTNFAEKIEKGLKNRRKGKPTRFVFDKDMDKALLELLIRKLNLTKKDSIIPGGKIHNFKHFMDFPDVFEKYERPEERTSFTHQAFEHGERVTDVILKEDVLLTFPYHKYNPVIDLLREAAMDPDVKSIQITAYRLASSSKIINALIYAARNGKEVTVMLELQARFDEESNLEWKDMLEPEGITVLIGLPNKKVHAKLCVIKKRAHNKTIQYGFVSTGNFNEKTARIYGDHLLMTADRGIMADINKVFNVLKKPKDDYLPVLKTCKNLLVCPQFMREKIVHHIDKEIEEAKAGRKAEIIVKVNSMSDRALIEKIYEAAKAGVVTRMIVRGIYCAVNQKEFKEKIKAISIVDEYLEHARVMYFYNKGAEDMYISSADWMTRNLDYRIEAAAKITDKNLKKELKDILDIQLRDNVKARILDKKLSNEYVRNDKKECRSQIETYKYLKAKTSKK comes from the coding sequence ATGTCATTACACTTTAATCCTAGAGATATTACATGGCTGGCCTTTAATGAAAGAGTTTTGCAGGAAGCCATGGACGAAAAAGTTCCCTTGCATTTAAGAATACGTTTCCTTGGCATCTTCTCCAATAATCTGGATGAATTTTTCAGAGTGCGTGTTGCCGGATTAAAGCGTGCTATGGATTTCAAGGAAAAAGTGATTGCCGAATCTTTCTATCAGCCGCCATCTAAAATCCTTCAGCGAATCAATGAAGTGGTGATGAAGCAACAGCTGAACTTTGATAAAACCTGGAAAAAAATTCAGGCCGAAATGGCTGATCATAAAGTTTTTATTAAAAATGCCAAAAACCTCACCGCAAAGCAGAAAGAATTTGTCAGACAATACTTTGATGAAGTGGTAGAATCCAATGTAATTCCCATTCTTCTTCATGAAAATACTCCTATGCCTTATTTACGGGACAAAAGTCTCTATCTGGGTGTAGCGATGAGAAAAAAAGACTGGCAGTACTCCAGCAATTATGCCATCATTGAAATTCCTTCCCGCTTTGTGGGACGTTTCGTATTGCTGCCAACAGAAGATCCGGAAGAAAAAAATGTAATGCTGCTGGAAGATGTGATCACTTTTAATCTTCCCCATATATTTTCTTATTTCGGGTATGATGAATTTGCCGCCAATGCTTTTAAAGTAACAAAAGATGCTGAGCTGGATCTGGATAATGACATCAGAACCAACTTTGCAGAAAAAATAGAAAAGGGACTCAAAAACCGAAGAAAAGGGAAACCTACACGTTTCGTTTTTGATAAAGATATGGATAAAGCCTTGCTGGAACTCCTTATCAGAAAACTGAATTTAACTAAGAAAGACAGTATCATCCCCGGAGGAAAGATTCATAATTTCAAACATTTCATGGATTTTCCTGATGTTTTTGAAAAGTATGAGAGACCGGAGGAAAGAACTTCCTTTACCCATCAGGCCTTTGAACATGGAGAAAGAGTGACGGATGTCATCTTAAAAGAAGATGTTCTGCTTACATTTCCTTATCATAAGTATAATCCGGTGATTGACCTTCTTCGTGAAGCGGCAATGGATCCGGATGTAAAATCAATACAGATTACCGCTTATCGTCTTGCGAGCAGCTCAAAGATCATCAATGCATTGATCTATGCTGCGAGAAATGGTAAGGAAGTGACGGTAATGCTTGAACTTCAGGCAAGATTTGATGAAGAGTCAAATCTTGAATGGAAAGATATGCTGGAACCGGAAGGAATTACTGTTCTGATAGGGCTTCCCAACAAAAAGGTACATGCCAAACTTTGTGTTATCAAGAAAAGGGCCCATAACAAAACCATTCAGTATGGCTTCGTAAGCACAGGGAATTTCAACGAAAAAACAGCAAGAATATACGGAGACCATCTGTTGATGACAGCCGACCGAGGCATCATGGCAGATATCAATAAAGTTTTCAATGTACTGAAAAAACCGAAAGATGATTACCTTCCGGTTTTGAAAACATGTAAAAATTTATTAGTTTGCCCTCAGTTTATGCGTGAAAAGATTGTTCACCATATTGATAAAGAAATTGAGGAAGCCAAGGCAGGCCGAAAAGCAGAAATCATCGTAAAAGTAAACTCAATGAGTGACCGTGCACTGATTGAAAAAATATATGAAGCTGCAAAAGCCGGAGTGGTGACCAGAATGATCGTAAGAGGAATCTACTGTGCCGTCAATCAAAAGGAATTCAAAGAGAAAATAAAGGCCATCAGTATTGTAGATGAATACCTGGAGCACGCCAGAGTTATGTATTTTTACAATAAAGGAGCCGAGGATATGTACATTTCTTCCGCAGACTGGATGACAAGGAACCTTGATTACAGAATTGAAGCTGCCGCTAAAATTACAGACAAAAACCTTAAGAAAGAATTAAAAGATATTCTTGATATTCAGCTTAGGGATAATGTGAAAGCCAGAATTTTAGATAAAAAGCTGAGTAATGAGTATGTAAGAAATGATAAAAAAGAGTGCCGTTCACAGATAGAAACCTATAAATATTTAAAAGCTAAAACAAGCAAAAAATGA
- a CDS encoding exopolyphosphatase, producing the protein MKIAAIDIGSNAARLLINEVKINNRKPEFIKLNLLRIPLRLGMDVFTIGKIGPEREKMVIDSMKIFSDLMKIYKVDHYRACATSAMRDASNGNEIIGQVKETSGINIEIISGDEEATLIYENHVAEGLDKEFAYLYIDVGGGSTELTFYENGKMVYEKSFNIGTIRLLNNLVTMDNWKEMKDEIKKNIVSKKPIVAIGSGGNINKVFSMSKTKDGKPMSLSHLKKTYKEFNELSVEQRMTKYNLREDRADVLVHALSIFNNVMSWSDISRIFVPKISVADGLIHNIYSQLQDKK; encoded by the coding sequence ATGAAGATAGCAGCGATAGACATAGGGAGTAATGCAGCCCGCCTTCTTATCAATGAAGTAAAGATCAATAACAGAAAACCTGAATTCATCAAACTGAACCTTCTCAGAATCCCCCTGAGACTGGGAATGGATGTCTTTACCATTGGAAAGATTGGGCCTGAAAGAGAAAAAATGGTCATTGATTCTATGAAAATCTTCAGTGACCTGATGAAAATATACAAAGTAGATCATTACAGAGCATGTGCTACCAGTGCAATGCGCGATGCTTCGAACGGCAATGAAATTATCGGCCAGGTAAAAGAAACATCCGGAATCAATATCGAAATTATTTCCGGTGATGAAGAAGCTACCCTGATCTATGAAAATCATGTTGCAGAAGGTCTTGACAAAGAATTTGCCTATCTATATATTGACGTGGGCGGAGGCTCTACAGAGCTTACCTTCTATGAAAATGGTAAGATGGTTTACGAAAAATCTTTCAACATCGGAACGATCCGTCTTCTCAATAATCTTGTGACAATGGATAACTGGAAAGAGATGAAGGACGAAATCAAGAAAAATATCGTTAGCAAAAAACCTATTGTCGCTATCGGGTCGGGAGGAAATATCAACAAAGTATTCTCCATGAGCAAAACCAAAGACGGAAAACCAATGTCTCTGTCTCACCTGAAAAAAACGTATAAAGAGTTTAATGAACTCTCTGTAGAACAAAGAATGACAAAATACAACCTCAGAGAAGACCGGGCAGATGTATTGGTACATGCATTGAGTATTTTCAACAATGTCATGTCCTGGTCTGACATCAGCAGAATTTTTGTTCCGAAAATCTCGGTAGCAGACGGATTGATTCATAATATATACAGTCAGCTGCAGGATAAAAAATAA
- a CDS encoding NAD-dependent epimerase/dehydratase family protein, giving the protein MKPIKIILTGATGMVGEGVLMECLDNPGVSEILSISRKPSGKSHPKLKEYIVPDFLTIDLHDEKLKGYDACFFCAGISSIGMNEKDYTKITYDTTLHFAKAVLNQNPEMVFSYVSGAGTDSTESGKLMWARVKGRTENDLKRMNFKGAYNFRPGFMKPIEGQLNVKWFFKPFIWIFPVFFQSKSLTLQEVGRAMINVTQKGYPTSTLEIRDIKNLAI; this is encoded by the coding sequence ATGAAGCCAATCAAAATAATTCTCACAGGTGCTACAGGAATGGTAGGTGAAGGTGTTTTAATGGAATGCCTTGACAACCCTGGTGTTTCTGAAATACTAAGCATAAGCCGGAAGCCATCAGGAAAATCACATCCTAAACTGAAAGAATATATTGTCCCTGACTTTCTGACAATAGATCTTCATGATGAAAAGCTGAAAGGGTATGATGCCTGTTTTTTCTGTGCGGGAATCAGCAGTATAGGGATGAATGAAAAAGACTACACTAAAATCACTTATGATACCACTCTGCATTTTGCAAAAGCGGTGTTAAACCAAAATCCTGAAATGGTTTTCAGCTATGTTTCAGGAGCAGGTACAGACAGCACGGAGAGCGGAAAGCTGATGTGGGCGCGTGTAAAAGGCAGAACAGAAAATGATTTGAAAAGAATGAACTTCAAAGGAGCTTATAATTTTCGTCCCGGATTTATGAAACCCATTGAAGGTCAATTAAATGTAAAATGGTTTTTTAAACCTTTTATTTGGATTTTTCCCGTATTTTTTCAATCAAAATCCTTAACTTTACAGGAAGTGGGTAGAGCAATGATCAATGTAACACAAAAAGGGTACCCTACATCTACTTTAGAAATTAGAGATATTAAAAATTTAGCGATATGA